A genomic window from Vicia villosa cultivar HV-30 ecotype Madison, WI unplaced genomic scaffold, Vvil1.0 scaffold8, whole genome shotgun sequence includes:
- the LOC131643180 gene encoding putative pentatricopeptide repeat-containing protein At1g12700, mitochondrial yields MSRFVSYSRTSFHSHFPFRVFSHSLHRLIPNNNINVDDAVSSSHLMLNMRSTPSIVQFNKILGFLVKTKNHYTTAISLFHQLELKQIKPTIVTLNTLINCYCHTCQMGFAFSVLAKILKIGIHPDTVTLNTLIKGLCLNSKVHEALHFHDHLIAHGFRLDRITYGTLINGLCKMGETRAAMKMLRQIDGKLVNVDVVMHNIIIDSLCKDKLVTEAYELYSEMIAKKISPDVITFTALIYGFCIVGQVREAIDSFHEMVSKSINPNDYTFNILVNALCKKGNVKEAKKLLAVMTREGVTPDVVTYNSLIDGYFLVNEVNKAINIFHTLARMGVALDVHSYNIMINGLCKSKMVDEAINIFKEMGSKNIIPNLMTYNPLIDGLCKSRRISYAWELVLEMQENGQPADIFTYNSLIHALCKNHHVDKAIALVKKIKDLGIQPNMCTYNILLDGLCKGGQLKNAQDVFKDLLIKGYSLDIQTYNIMINGLCREGLFDEVESLFSKMEYSGIIPDAITYETIIRALFYKNENEKAEKLLREMITKGLLVK; encoded by the coding sequence ATGTCGAGGTTCGTCTCTTACTCCAGAACTTCCTTTCACTCACACTTTCCGTTTAGGGTTTTCTCTCACTCTCTACATCGACTCATtcccaataataatattaatgttGATGATGCCGTTTCCTCATCCCATCTCATGCTAAATATGCGTTCTACTCCTTCCATTGTTCAATTTAACAAAATTTTAGGGTTCCTTGTTAAGACTAAGAATCATTACACCACTGCCATTTCCCTTTTTCACCAACTGGAACTCAAACAAATTAAACCAACTATTGTTACTTTAAACACTCTCATCAATTGTTATTGCCACACTTGTCAGATGGGTTTTGCCTTTTCCGTATTAGCCAAGATTCTCAAAATTGGAATTCACCCTGATACCGTAACTTTGAATACTCTTATAAAAGGTTTGTGTCTTAACAGTAAGGTTCATGAAGCTCTGCACTTTCATGACCATCTGATTGCACATGGGTTTCGGCTGGACCGAATTACTTATGGTACGTTAATCAACGGGTTGTGTAAAATGGGGGAAACTAGAGCCGCCATGAAAATGTTGAGACAAATTGATGGGAAGTTGGTCAATGTCGATGTGGTAATGCACAACATCATAATTGATAGTTTGTGTAAAGATAAATTAGTAACCGAAGCCTATGAGTTATATTCTGAAatgattgcaaagaaaatttctcccGATGTTATCACTTTCACTGCTCTTATATATGGATTTTGCATTGTTGGTCAAGTGAGAGAAGCAATTGACTCGTTCCATGAAATGGTATCAAAAAGCATCAACCCAAATGATTATACTTTTAACATATTGGTTAATGCACTTTGTAAGAAAGGAAATGTGAAAGAAGCTAAGAAACTGTTAGCCGTGATGACGAGAGAAGGTGTAACACCTGATGTTGTTACATACAATTCATTAATCGATGGGTATTTCCTAGTTAATGAAGTGAACAAGGCCATAAATATATTCCATACTCTGGCTCGAATGGGAGTGGCTCTTGATGTTCATTCTTATAATATAATGATCAATGGATTATGCAAGAGCAAAATGGTGGATGAGGCCATCAATATCTTCAAAGAAATGGGTAGCAAAAATATTATTCCTAATCTGATGACTTACAATCCCCTTATTGATGGCTTGTGCAAATCAAGGAGAATCTCCTATGCTTGGGAGCTTGTTCTTGAGATGCAAGAGAATGGTCAACCAGCCGATATATTCACTTATAATTCTTTAATACATGCTCTATGCAAAAACCATCATGTTGACAAAGCTATTGCATTAGTCAAGAAAATTAAAGACCTGGGCATTCAACCTAATATGTGCACATACAATATACTTCTAGATGGACTATGCAAAGGAGGACAACTTAAGAACGCACAAGATGTTTTTAAGGATCTTTTGATTAAGGGTTATAGTCTAGATATCCAAACGTATAATATTATGATCAATGGACTTTGTAGAGAGGGCTTGTTTGATGAAGTAGAGTCCTTGTTCTCCAAAATGGAATACAGTGGTATCATTCCTGATGCTATAACTTATGAAACTATTATCCGTGCTCTCTTTTataaaaatgagaatgaaaaggCAGAGAAACTTCTTCGTGAAATGATTACTAAAGGTCTACTTGTAAAGTAA